Within the Mycobacterium gordonae genome, the region TCCGCTTGTGACCAACTGGCCAGCCAGGCATCATCTGGACGTCCGGTCAGCACCAGAATCGGTGGGCAGGAAGACAGCTCATCCTTGAGCTGCTTGGCAATTCCCATGCCCCCGGTCGGCGCCGCCTCTCCGTCGAGGATGGCCAGGTCGATACCGCCCTCGTCCATCGTGTGGATCACCATCGGGCCGGTGGCGACCTCGACATAGCTCAATTCCGGCAGGTCCGGGTGCAGCCGCTTCCCCAAGGCCTGCTTCACCTGTTCGCGGGTGTGGACGTTGTCGCTGTAGACGAGGATGCGCAGCGGGTTGGAGTCAGGCACGGTCCAGATGTTAATTCACGCGCTCGGAGGCGACTGCACGAAGACGGCGTCAGAAGATACCGTCACCTCGGTGGACATCACGCCGAGTTTGTTCCAGCCCAGGTCGAAGCGGGATCGGTCGATCTGCGTCTGCCCCGAAATTCGTATCGAACCGTCGTCGAGTTCGGTGATCGTCACTGGCAGCGGCACCGGTTCGGTGATGCCCTTGATGGTGAAGTGGGTGTGCAGGTCGGCTGCCTTTCCGGTGGCCGGGTGCAGGGCGTTGACCACGACGGTGATCCGGCCGAAACGTTCGGCGTCGAAGAAGTCAGGCGACCGCAGGTGCTTGTCGCGCCGCGCGATCCCGGTGTCCAGCGAGGCGACGTCAATGTCGATCCGCCCCGATACCGAACCCGTCTCGGACAGCCGGCCCTCGCCGCTGAACCCGGTGAACGCGCCTTTGACGGGCATCAGGCCCCACATATTTCGGATCTTGAAGGTGATCGAGGAGCGGTCGGGTACCAGAGCCCAGGTCCCGACCGCTTCCGAGTCGCTGAGCAGCGTTTCCAGCGTGGTCATCGTGGATCCCGCCTAATCGTGTCGGAGGAAAGTAGGGGAGCGAGGTCGGCGGGGTTGAAGTACTCGTCAATGTGATCGATAAGACCTTCTGTGTCCAACTTGATCACGATGCAAACCCGCATGGCGATCCCCTGACCGCCGTGGCCCGTCGCATGCAGCACGTGCTGCTGGACGAATCCGTCCTCGAATACCCGGCGGTCCAGGATTTCGTAGCCGCGGGTGGCGGTTTCCGAAATGAACCAGTCGATGACGCGCAGTGCACGTGGCTTGTCATCGCAAGTGGTGGGGTCGCGGCGACCGTCGGTGCGCCAGACTGCGATCGCGGGACTCCACATCCGTTCGACCGTCGCCCGGTCACCGCTTTCGATAGCCGAGAACAGCTGGTCGGCCAGCTCGGTGATGGTCATGAATGAGGCTCCTTGTCGTAACCGGGGTGGGCGGCGGCGAGCCGGTGACGCACCAGTGTGCGCAGGCAGACGACGACGTCGTCGTCCCGGCCTTCCAGTTCGCCGGCCCGGATGGCGGCGGCCAGCGCTGCCTCGTCGGGAAACCCCAGGTCTGTCAGCGCAGCGCGTACCTCGGGTTCGCCTGGGTTCTGCAGTTCGCGCTCGACCATGCGCAGTGCGTTGGCAGCCACCCGGGCGTGAAAGTTGACCTGACCGCTGGTGGCGTCGCGTACGTCGGTCTCCAGGAACTCGGCGACGGCGGCGACGAGCTCGGCCGCGGTCGGCCGGCCGTGCAGGTTCACGGCGTGCCCCCCTTGAGTAGATCGAGCAGGTCCCATTCGTTCTCGCATACCCGGCGGCCGATCGTCGCCAACTCGACCGAGCGGGTTTGCCCGCTCAGGTGACGTTCCGCCTGATACCGGCAGATGACACCCCAGCGCAACGTGGCCAGCACCAGCCACCAGTGAAAGGCGGCGCGGTCGACGGCCGCCGCCCCCGTTTCCTCGTAGTAGCGCAGGAAGTTCTCGATGCTGCCCAGGCCGCCGGCCCCGCGGCTGGCGGGTGCGCCGAACCGCCAGGCGCGCACACAGAACCAGGCCAGGTCTTCGTAGCGCTCACCGACGTGCACCAGCTCCCAATCCAGCACCGCGGCAAGGTCGGAATCGTCGACGATCACGTTGCCCATCCGGAAATCCCCGTGCACCAGCACCGCGGCCGATGGGGTTGGACGGTGTGCCGTCAGCCAGCGCAGCGTCCACTCGAAAGTGGCTGTGGTGTCGCCCATGTCGTCGAGCTGCTGCCGGGAGTGCCGGATGGGATCCTGGTGCACCAGGTCGGGATCGCCGGCGTCGGCGCGGTGGATGGCGGCCAGTGCCTGCGCGCACTGCCGCAGCAACCGCTCCGGATCGTCGAGTTGCCGGAAGATGCGCCGGACGATGGTTTCGCCCTTGATCTCCTCGCAGATCAGAAACGGATTGCCCAGTGCCGCAACCGAATTGTCGGCGATCAGCACGTGCGGCACCGGCGCGCCGGCGACCGCCGCGGCCGTCTGGACCCGCGCTTCCAGTTCCATGCCGGCGTGGATGTCGTCGGGTGGCCCGGTTCGCAGAATCAGCGCCCGGCGATCGGTGCCGGTGACGGCGTCGAAGGCCCACGTGGTGCGGCTGGCGCCGCCGGTGAGTACCCGTAGGTTGTCGATCGCCACGTTATCGCCCAGGACCGGGCTCAGCAGCGCGAGCAGGCTGTCGGACAGTGTCACTTCTTGCCGAACTTGAACAGCCGCTGGGCAACCCGGCGGATCTGAATCTCCTCCGCACCTTCGGTGATCCGGTAGCGGCGGTGGTGGCGGTAGATGTGCTCGAGTTGCTCGTGCCGGCTGTAACCGATACCGCCGAGCACCTGCATGGCCCGGTCGGCGGCATCGCAGACCAGTCGGTTGGCCCGGTAATTGGCCATCGAGACCTTGTCGGAGACTTCCATGTGGTGGTTGCGATCCAATTGAGTCGCGGCGTAATACACCAGCAGTCGCACCATCTGCGCCTCGGTCTGCAGTTCCACCAACGGCCACTGCACCGCCTGGTTCACCGCGAGCGGTTTGCCGAAGACGTGGCGTTCGCCGGCGTAGGCGACGGCGCGGTCGATGCAGTACTGAGCGGCGCCCAGGCTGCTGGCGGCTTGGCGAATCCTGTTCTCGTGCAGGAAGGTCTGGCCCACCTCCAGTCCGCGGTCGACCTCGCCCAGCACCGCGTCGTCGGGCACCCGGACGTTGTCGAGTTCCACCTCGGCATGGTCGGTGGGCATGTTGAACGTCCACCAGTAGTACGGGATGGTGAAGCCGGGGGAGTCGCACGGCACCAGAAACGCGGTGATACCGCGCCCCTGGCCCGGTTCACCCGAGGTGCGGGCGAACACCAGGTCGTGGGTGGCGCGGTGCACGCCGGTGTTGAATCGCTTGGCGCCGTTGATCACCCAGTTGTCGCCGTCGCGGACGGCGGTGGTTTCCAGCCAGGTGGCATCCGAGCCGTGCTTGGGCTCGGTCAGCCCGAACGCCATCGACCGTTCGCCGGTGATCAGTGCCTCGGTCCATTCCTTCTTCTGTTCCTCGGTGCCGAACCGGTCCATCATGATGACCTGCGGGAAGTTGCCGACGATCGACGACTCGTCTTGGAGATCGTTGTGCAGGCCGAGTCCCTTGTGCGCTAGGTGCTCCCGGATGACGGCCATGTCGATGTTGGTGCCGTCGCGCCCGCCGAACTGGGACGGCAGGCCGTACCGCAGCCAGCCTGCCTTGTCGGAACGCCGACGCATCTCACCGAGCAGGTCTTCCCATTCCCGGCGCGGGATGCCGCCGTTGTCCCAGTCGGTGCGGGCGTTCTCGCGGCGATGGTCGAAATACTGGATGTTCTCGCGTTCGAGCGGCTTGATCTCGGCTTCGATGAAGTCGTCCATCTCCGCCAGCAATCCCGGAAGGTGTTCGGGGAGGCTGAAATCCACGTTGATCTCTCCTTCGTCCTGTCAGTCGCCGTACAAAGTCTTCTTC harbors:
- a CDS encoding Rv3143 family two-component system response regulator, producing the protein MPDSNPLRILVYSDNVHTREQVKQALGKRLHPDLPELSYVEVATGPMVIHTMDEGGIDLAILDGEAAPTGGMGIAKQLKDELSSCPPILVLTGRPDDAWLASWSQAEAAVPHPLDPIVLGRTALSLLRAPAH
- a CDS encoding YceI family protein; this encodes MTTLETLLSDSEAVGTWALVPDRSSITFKIRNMWGLMPVKGAFTGFSGEGRLSETGSVSGRIDIDVASLDTGIARRDKHLRSPDFFDAERFGRITVVVNALHPATGKAADLHTHFTIKGITEPVPLPVTITELDDGSIRISGQTQIDRSRFDLGWNKLGVMSTEVTVSSDAVFVQSPPSA
- a CDS encoding nuclear transport factor 2 family protein, translated to MTITELADQLFSAIESGDRATVERMWSPAIAVWRTDGRRDPTTCDDKPRALRVIDWFISETATRGYEILDRRVFEDGFVQQHVLHATGHGGQGIAMRVCIVIKLDTEGLIDHIDEYFNPADLAPLLSSDTIRRDPR
- a CDS encoding DUF6285 domain-containing protein; the encoded protein is MNLHGRPTAAELVAAVAEFLETDVRDATSGQVNFHARVAANALRMVERELQNPGEPEVRAALTDLGFPDEAALAAAIRAGELEGRDDDVVVCLRTLVRHRLAAAHPGYDKEPHS
- a CDS encoding phosphotransferase family protein, yielding MTLSDSLLALLSPVLGDNVAIDNLRVLTGGASRTTWAFDAVTGTDRRALILRTGPPDDIHAGMELEARVQTAAAVAGAPVPHVLIADNSVAALGNPFLICEEIKGETIVRRIFRQLDDPERLLRQCAQALAAIHRADAGDPDLVHQDPIRHSRQQLDDMGDTTATFEWTLRWLTAHRPTPSAAVLVHGDFRMGNVIVDDSDLAAVLDWELVHVGERYEDLAWFCVRAWRFGAPASRGAGGLGSIENFLRYYEETGAAAVDRAAFHWWLVLATLRWGVICRYQAERHLSGQTRSVELATIGRRVCENEWDLLDLLKGGTP
- a CDS encoding acyl-CoA dehydrogenase family protein, which gives rise to MDFSLPEHLPGLLAEMDDFIEAEIKPLERENIQYFDHRRENARTDWDNGGIPRREWEDLLGEMRRRSDKAGWLRYGLPSQFGGRDGTNIDMAVIREHLAHKGLGLHNDLQDESSIVGNFPQVIMMDRFGTEEQKKEWTEALITGERSMAFGLTEPKHGSDATWLETTAVRDGDNWVINGAKRFNTGVHRATHDLVFARTSGEPGQGRGITAFLVPCDSPGFTIPYYWWTFNMPTDHAEVELDNVRVPDDAVLGEVDRGLEVGQTFLHENRIRQAASSLGAAQYCIDRAVAYAGERHVFGKPLAVNQAVQWPLVELQTEAQMVRLLVYYAATQLDRNHHMEVSDKVSMANYRANRLVCDAADRAMQVLGGIGYSRHEQLEHIYRHHRRYRITEGAEEIQIRRVAQRLFKFGKK